CAGAACAGAAAGTGcagacaaaatattacaaaccatgcacactaggtgctaaattcagggctcagcccacagacatgcaaaacaaaaagataaaatccaaataagaaaacatcagaattacacagaagcacttggggaggaatcactttcttctccttcagtATCTGAGTCAGCTTCTTCTCCACCACTAGAACCATCATCATCTGCATCAGCTGCTTGAGCTGCAGCCTCTTCAACCCTGAGAGCATgtatcatcctttcaaactgcAACTTCTTTTCATCTAGCTCTTTACAGTTTGCTTCCAGCATAGCAATCATCTCCTTCCTTGTCATAGGAATGTCAGCAGCAGCATTTGATGGTCCAGCAATATCTGGAGCATGCTGTTTACTGAACAGCTTCTGATGAATGGACAAAGGAGTTGCCCTTTTCTTAGCAGACTCATCCTCATGCCTTATATTCGGATGTTGGGACAAGATGATGTCACAGATCAAAGTTGGAAATGCAATGGGTTGCTTGGTGACAGAGGTTTTAGCATGCTGcacaacttgattgaaaatatatagaccAGCATTAAACTTAGTACCAGTaccaatcatataaatgagcttacccagatttgttgcaATATCAGATGCATGTGTTGTAGGAACCCAGTTGACAGATGCAATACGATTCAAGATGGCATACTTTTGGGTTAGCTTGACAGCAGGTACCTTCGCCTTCTTTGGCCAGGTTTTCACCTTTTCAGCTGTGATAGTTTTGCAGACCACATTGTCAGATACATCTATGTCAGGGTGAGGATCATCAGCATTACCTAGCACCTTGTTGATCACACTTGGAGAAAATGTCACACATTTTCCTCGAACAAATACCTTCTGAAATTCTTTGTCCAAGGGATTGTCACAACCTATAGGAATGTTGACAACAAACTCCCTAACCAGCTTCTCATAGCAGGAGCCTAAGCCCCACACAGTTTTGATCAATCCAGCATCATTGATCAAACTCACAATCTCTTCACATTCCAGAATATCTTTACCTAGTTCCCTTTCCAGAGCCAATCTTCGTTTGCAAATGATTCCCCATCGTTGAGCATAGgatggaagatgaaatgaaacattgtcaCAAGGAAAGTCTTCAATGTCAGGAGCAACAGATTGAGGCATGGCCTTCTTAGCAGACATAGCCTTCTTAGCAGGAGGCTTGATGCTTGAGTCATCCTTTTCAGCTTCAAATTCAGAGTCACTTGATGGTGCACTCTTTCTTTTCAGTACaccctttttcttttcaggaGGAGGTATAGACTTGCTCCAACTTTTCTTAGGCCCATACTTGACAGGCTTCAGAGTAGTGTCCTTTGCTTTCTTGGTGACAGCAGGGGTAGTGGTAACAGCAGGTGCAGGTGTAGTGGTCCTGCTTCTCAGTCTTCTCCCAATTCCTTTCTGAGTAGGTGGAGGTTGCAGATCTTCTTCAGAGGGGacttcatcaacatctactatgTCCTGCTCTTCATTGGTGGTTTTCTCAGAATCTTCACCAGCTTCATTTTCTGGTTCAGAATCAGCCACATCTTCAGGGGTACTTTCTTTGTTTACTTCCTCTTCAGTGGAAGCTTCAGTATTAGATCCACTGCCAAACGACCCAGTGGCAGTGTTAGCATGTGGGCTAGATCCTCCTTTGGATGCTTCAACATCCTTCTCAGCATCAGTTGGTACAGAGGATGGTTCAACACCAGTTGGGGCATCGGTTACAACAGCCTTTTCTTGAGGTTTTTCAGCAACATCAGTTATGACATTCGTGGGAACTGTCATACTCTCAGGAACACTAGGATTATTGCTCACACCAACATTCTCAGcaatattttgggtttttcctAGGGTTTCAACAGAACTAGGGTTTTCCTCTACAGAAGGGTTTTCTTGATTCACCTTTTCAGACACAGACTTAACAGACGATTCAACATTCGCATTTTTGCCGGAGGCAACATCATGCGATTCCACATTCGCAGTTTCAGAAAGATCCTTATTCAAGTATAGATCAGACATGCTCAAACCCCTTTTTATGGGAGATTggggtttcttcttcttagaccTAACAGAATCAGACTTAATAGAGATTGAGGGAGACGATTCACTTACTTTCTTAGTGGATTTtgcagatttcttcttcttagaagTAGTTGCAGGAATACTTGATAAAGGCATCGCATCTACCACAACAGTTGTTCCTTCCTTCTTAGACTTTGATCTTGTTTTCACAGTAtcagcaattttgtttttgatctgaGCGGAACCGGAAGATTGAGACATTTTCACAAAGGACTTGTTGAagtttttgagatttttgatgatttgagatGATGATTTGTGTTTGAGGATCGCAGCAGAAAGTTCAGAGGAAGTTGAAAGTTTTGGAACGAAATAATGATGATATGAGAGTTGATAGCGTGTAATAGAGCAGTTATGGaaagtattttttgtctttCCTTGATTTACGTGCGCCAATAGATGAAATTTGGAGAACAAAACGGTTGCGCGCACATAATGCCTTAACTGCTATAATTCCTCATATAGGCAAATCcccaatttgcccctaagcCTTTCAAACTGATTTGCATCTAAAGctttggtaaaaatatcagctaccTGTTCTTCAGTTGCAACATGCTCCAATTTCACAATATTCTCTTCCACCAAATCCCTGATGAAGTGATGGCGAATGTCAATATGCTTTGTTCTACTgtgctgaataggattttttgaaatatttatggcgcttaaattgtcacagtacaatgttagagcatcctgttcaacattgtattccttaagcatctgcttcatccacaataattgagagcaactactcccagctgcaatgtactcagcttctgcagtggatagagaaacacagttttgtttcttgctaaaccaTGAGATAAGATTTTCTCCTAGATAAAAACATCCTccagaggtgctttttctgtcatctgcacatccagcccaatctgcatcacaatatcccatcaacctagcattgttggtatgggaatacattattccataatcagaggttgcattgacatacttcaagattctttttacttgtgtaagatggctcatctttggctcagcttggtacctagcacatacaccaacagcaaaggtgatgtcaggcCTGCTTGCTGTGAGGTACAGTAGGctccctatcatgcttctatactggctttggtctacatctacacctttctcatccttggttaattttagatgtgtggcagcaggtgttcttttgtgtgcagcattttccatgccaaatttctttatgatatttttagcatacttgctttgagacacaaatattgtgtcttccatctgtttcacctgtaatccaagaaaataggttaattcttctaccaagctcatctcaaattcagactgcatctgtctcacaaagtgttggaccatcggttccgccatccctccaaagactatgtcatcaacatatatttgtgctatcaacaagtttccattcatttctttgacaaataaggtcttgtcatttccacctttcttgtatccttggttaatcaggaattcagttaacctttcataccaagcccttggtgcttgtttcaagccatacaaagcctttttcagtttgtagacatgatccggatgatttggatctatgaaacctttgggctgttcaacaaatacttcttcatgaagatacccatttagaaaggcgctcttgacatccatttggtagagtttgagtttgaggatgCAAGCTACACCAAGAAGCAGCCTTATGGATTCTAGTCTTGCCACGGGAGCAAAGGTCTCATCAAAGTCAATTCCCTCCACCTGAGTGTAGCCTTGAGCTACCAATCTTGCCTTATTCCTTGTTACTGTACCCTTCTCATCAGACTTattcttgtatatccatttagtgtctatgacatttactccatgtggtcttggaacaaggtcccagacttcatttctcttgaattgattcaattcctcttgcattgcttcaatccagaactcatcagtaagagcctcttttatgtttttaggctcaaattttgatacaaaacaagTGTTTGAGATAGCATCAATCTTTCTTCTGGTAGCAATGCCCTGGTCTGGATCACCTATGATTAGATCTTTAGGGTGATTCTTCTGTGTCCTAATAGATGGTGCTTTTGCTGGGGCAGGTGCAGAGTCTTGATCAGATTCATCACCTTTTAATTCAGACTTTTCACTTTGTGTCATCTCATCAGAGttgtcaggagatggttcaacaTCAGTTTCCACATCCGATGGTTGAGTGGATGGTGCATCatcaatcacaacattgatcgtttccataatgactttggtttttgtgttatagaccctgtaggctctgctattcaaggaatatcccagaaatataccttcttcacttttaggatcaagttttcgtcttggttctctgtcagcaagaatgtagcatttactcccaaaaatgtgaaagtgtttcacagttggctttcttcccttccataattcatacaaggttgcagatgttccctttttgagtgttacacggttgtgtatgtagcaggctgtactcatagcctctgcccagaactgatatggaagacccttggcatgaagcattaccctagcagactcttgaatggttctattctttctctctactacaccattttgttgtggtgttatgggagcagagaattcatgttggataccttctgctgcacagaaatcatagaatttgctattctcaaattcctttccatgatcacttctgatccttatgATGACAGaccccttttctctttgaagttgtacacataagtttctaaatgtttcaaaactatctgatttttctctaaggaagtctatccatgtaaatctagagaaatcatccaccataacaaaagcatacctttttcctccaagactttcagtctgcataggtcccatcaaatccatgtgtaacaattcaagtgttctggtagtagattgatgttgaagccttgggtgcgccaccttggtttgtttgcctatctgacattctccacatattgttccttcgtctatctttagcttgggtaatcctctgattgcttcttcagctatggcctttttcattcctctcaggtgtagatgacccaacttttgatgccagagtttgacttcctcatttttgcttatgaggcaggtagacatataatttccttcttcagacacccacaagtaacaattgtctttggaccttactcccttcattatcagttttccttcttcatctgtaacaagacattcagattgtgtgaagttcaccttcatgccttggtcacatagttgactgatgctaatcaaatttgctgtaagtccttttactaacagaacattgtctaagtttggtaacccattatcaattaggtttccaattccttttatttctcccttagctccatctccaaatgttacaaagcttgtggcataggacTTTAGGTTGGCTAGATACccttccactccagtcatgtgtctagagcatccactgtcaaaataccaatcttgtctagatgatgcccgcagtgatgtatgagctatcaagcttacaccatcttccttcttcttccattCTTTCTTGACATTCACGTTCTCAGATTTGGGTTCAAGTGGCCTTGAATTCTGTGGATAGCCgtacagtttgtagcaataaggtctaatgtgccctttcctaccacaataatgacacctccaattccttcttttagTCCTAGATCTTGACCTGTTGTATTGATGGTGAGGCGGGTGTTGAGGCATCGAGTTAGTCTGGACATGCTGCTTGGGTTTTAACCATGTGTCAGTtccctgatgtgtgggagggtgaggaggtagtaacccaccactaacatgaaaagttttatcaatgggggtagtgattgtagctttgttgtaaCCCATTTCTTGATCCACTATCTCGTAATCAAAGCCAATAGGTTTCTTACCAGCACTTTGTTTTAGCAGCATGGcttgaaacttttcttctcctgatgcaaaaactctaacttgttttctagcatgctccaagtcttcattcagcttttcaatctctttgttgagagtcttaattatatccagacattcattcttctcgGCCTGAAGTTGACAATttgtctccttttgtttttccaaggctTTGCAGAATTCATTGCTCCTGATGAATAAGTCCTTATAGGTAGCCAGCAGTTCTTCATATGATGTTTCATCGCATGATTCAGCATCAGATTCATAGACacctgtcaatgcattgacaagtttagcagattcaccttcatcttcttctgaatcatcctcatctgaccaagtaacagcaagactcttcttcttcttcagaaaaGTAGGACATTCAGATTTGATATGGCCAAATTCTTCGCACTCATGACACTGAACTCCTCTAGATGAAGTACCTTTGTCATCACTTCTGGTCCTCCTTTGAGTAGATACAGGTTTGTTGGagtcagatttggtgcttggaccattgaacttattgttgaagtcagatttggtgtttggaccattgaatttatttcttttatccatCCTCTTCATGATACGATTGAACTGTCTACCAAGTAACACCATGGCTTCAGATaaactttcatcactctccatatctatctcatcatcttctgtagtattagaagtaaaagccaaacttttgtttttcttctcttttctttggtttatgctcatctcataggtttgaagtgagcctattagttcatccacttgaatgttggccagatcctgagattcttctattgctgttactttcatgtcaaacctcttaggtagagatctgagaattttgctcaccagtttttcatctgatatgggttctcccaaggcatcaaatgaatttgcaaattctaaaatattcatatgaaagtcatgaatagtctcttcttccttcatactcagattttcaaaatttgtgcgaagcatctgaagtttggacagctttaccttgttggttccttcatgtgctttcctgagtatttcccacgcctgtttggctacagtgcatcgtttaacaagtctgaacatgttgatgtccaccccattgaatatggcattCAAGGCTTTTGAATTTCCCAGAGCTAGGTCATCCTCGTCTTTGGAATAGTCTTTATTAGGCTTGATTTCACCTGTTAGctttccatccttatcaatgaccatagggggttcccatccattttctacagctttccatgttctgctatcaatggatttaagaaacaccatcatcttagctttccagtagtcatagttctcaggccaagttagcagtggtggtttagaaaccgttcctccttccttgtccatctcaccagaattttccgtccctgaagctcaccctgagtttcgagcagggtgcctgctctgatgccaattgtaattctggcacactagtattaagatgttgtactcaacgctcCACCACTATAgtacacttttaatgcgtgaatcaatgatccaacatccaacagcgcatacacaaggaataataaactaaacaaaactgaaagtaaattaacacagtaatttgttaacccagttcagcataagcctactctgggggataccaatccaggagtgaatccactatgatagtattagtttgaagccctcaataaacctcccgtttatgacttctcacctaatcaccacccgtgctatatcctacctaagacacacctaggtatgagaacctccgctcacctcctcttgaccacagccactgtgatcgtacaatactagatttaatatgtgaagacacacttcataaaacactcacaccacttccgtgcttaaaagctttggaatggtatacacacactatctccttgcttagaagctccagagatattacaatgcacaaacacacagttcctagtctagtgggaaatcaacacaagacttagaacacaatagacacaatactaaaacctaaactcacgctttgtaagactcaaatctggtttcagttGTTTGAACAAAGGCTTCAACCTTCTTTAAATAGCCTTcacgagctcaggctaggtcttcagTTAGGCTTCAATGGCATAGCTTGATTAATGGatccttcaaggaatattcttcgattaaaatgttttgtttccttaacttgaagatctgattagtaagcaaaacttgatcacgagatccattaataattatgcgtgacaacgctccttatcacaaacgatcatttattatggattccatatttagaacttaggcgcgagatctcaacatacacaggcccggcctactggatgtggtatccaatgttgaagcattgtaccgaacatcttgcttatactggatggtggaagcatgtagttccacatcaagaaagatcacatgttttagcaaaatgaggccaaccatacaacgccaacatGAATCATGATTTATGTTTTAAACAATTTGATGAAAGCTCATGCTTGCAATTAATA
This portion of the Trifolium pratense cultivar HEN17-A07 linkage group LG3, ARS_RC_1.1, whole genome shotgun sequence genome encodes:
- the LOC123914700 gene encoding uncharacterized protein LOC123914700, with protein sequence MSQSSGSAQIKNKIADTVKTRSKSKKEGTTVVVDAMPLSSIPATTSKKKKSAKSTKKVSESSPSISIKSDSVRSKKKKPQSPIKRGLSMSDLYLNKDLSETANVESHDVASGKNANVESSVKSVSEKVNQENPSVEENPSSVETLGKTQNIAENVGVSNNPSVPESMTVPTNVITDVAEKPQEKAVVTDAPTGVEPSSVPTDAEKDVEASKGGSSPHANTATGSFGSGSNTEASTEEEVNKESTPEDVADSEPENEAGEDSEKTTNEEQDIVDVDEVPSEEDLQPPPTQKGIGRRLRSRTTTPAPAVTTTPAVTKKAKDTTLKPVKYGPKKSWSKSIPPPEKKKGVLKRKSAPSSDSEFEAEKDDSSIKPPAKKAMSAKKAMPQSVAPDIEDFPCDNVSFHLPSYAQRWGIICKRRLALERELGKDILECEEIVSLINDAGLIKTVWGLGSCYEKLVREFVVNIPIGCDNPLDKEFQKVFVRGKCVTFSPSVINKVLGNADDPHPDIDVSDNVVCKTITAEKVKTWPKKAKVPAVKLTQKYAILNRIASVNWVPTTHASDIATNLGKLIYMIGTGTKFNAGLYIFNQVVQHAKTSVTKQPIAFPTLICDIILSQHPNIRHEDESAKKRATPLSIHQKLFSKQHAPDIAGPSNAAADIPMTRKEMIAMLEANCKELDEKKLQFERMIHALRVEEAAAQAADADDDGSSGGEEADSDTEGEENAGSSEYSYA